CCGTTCTTGTAGCAGTGCGCGCTGCCCGGGGCCCAGGTCCACCCGGTCGGACAGCTGGTGACGGTCGACGTCAGGTAGTTGATCAGCCAGAACTGGATGAAGACGTAGCCGGTGGTCGAGCCCGGGTTGGACAGGATGAACTGCTCCCAGCCCTGGCAGCTCGGGCCGCCGGTCGCGCAGACGGGCGTCGGGAACGGGCGCGAGTTGAGCTGGAGCGAGTAGGAGTTCGCCACGCCCAGGCTGGTCTCGCCGGTCACGCCGGTGACGGTGGGGAACGAGCCGGTCGCGCCGGTCATCAGGCCGGTCACGCCGGCCGAGAAGTCGACGCCGTTGCCGACGGTCTCGGGCGCGAGGCCGACCGTGCCGACGCCGGCGGTGGAGGCCGCGCCGGACTGCGGCGCGTAGGTCTTCTTCGGCGCGGCCGCACAGCTGACGCTGTGCCAGGTCAGCGCGGGGTAGGTCGCGGTGTAACAACCCTTGGCGGGCGTGGAGACGTGCGCGATGGCGCTGTGCCAGGACTGCGCGGTCATCGGCGCCACCGTCGCGGCGGCGCGCGCCGAGGCGCCCGGAGCCAGCGCCGCGGTCGTCACCAGGGCGGTGACCGCGACGACCGCCACCCCGAGCAGCCGGCGCAGCCTCCTGCGCATCGGGTGGGGGTACCGGTCGGGATATCTGCCGTGGAGCATGGATGCGGTTCCCTTCTCGTGCGGAGCGGATCTCGGCCGCGTTCCGGCGGTGACCGGGTCGGCGGCCGCTCGCCGCTATGCTCGCCGGGGGCGTCAAAGTGGCGTCAAAGTCGGGCCCGCGCCCGCCGCGGCGGGGCGTCGAGCGGCGCGTGACGGCGCGTGCGTGCAGATTCGATCTTTCGGTGGTGGCGCGACCAGGGGTGTGGAACCGCCGTGACCGGGTACGAGCGGTGGTCGTTTGTACGCCGCCGAGGAGGACCCGTGCTCGAGTCGACTGCTGCCCGCAGACCCCTGCGGACACGAGGATGTCCGTGAGCTCCGCGGTCTCGTATGACGGGATCTCGGCGGACGGCCCACCCGAATCCCCGCTCGGCGCGCGACTGCCCGAGCCCCGGCACTCGGTGATCGAGCAGGAGACGCTCAGGATCCTGGTCGCCGAGGACGATCCGGCCGACGCGCTGCTGACCGTCGAACTGCTCGACGACTCCGCCCTCACCGCGAAGGTGGTCTGCGTCGCGACCGCGCGCGAGGCCGCCGCGGCCGTGCGCGCGGGCGGCATCGACTGCCTCGTGCTCGACCTGCACCTGCCGGACCTGCACGGCATCGGCGAGCTCGGCTCCTGGCTGCCCGAGCTCGGCTCCACCAGCGTCGTCGTGATGACAGGCCTCGACGACCGCGAGGCCGGGCTCGCCGCGGTCCGGGCCGGCGCCCAGGACTACCTGGTCAAGGGCCAGGTCGAACCGGAGTGGTTCGAGCGGACGATCCGCTACGCGGTCCAGCGCAAGCGCACCGAGCGCGCCGCCGCGGACCTGCGCGCCGCGCGCTGGCGGGCCGCCGAGAACGTACGGCTCGAGCGCGGCCTGCTGCCCACGCCGCTGCTGCGCCACGCGCCGATCTCGGTCACCACCCGCTATCTGCCGCACCGGGACGGAGCGCTGCTCGGCGGCGACTTCTTCGACGTGGTCGAGACCGGCGACGGCGCGGTGCACGCGGTGATCGGGGACGTCTCCGGCCACGGCCCGGACGAGGCCGCGATCGGCGTCGCGCTCCGCGTCGCCTGGCGCACCCTCGTGCTCGCCGGGCAGCACGGCGCGGAACTGCTCGACAGCCTCGAGCGGCTGCTGCAGGCCGAACGCAACGACGACGAGACCTACACCACCCTCGCCACCCTGACGTGGCGGCCGGGCGAGCCGTACGTGCGGTTCATCCGCGCCGGGCATCCGCAGGCCCTCACCCGCAAAGCGGGCATGATCACCCTGCACGAGGGCGAGCACGGCCCGGCGCTCGGCATCATCCCGGGCCTCTCGCACTGGCCGGTCACCTTCCTCCCGCTCAGCCCGGGCGAGGAGATCATCCTGTACACCGACGGCCTCTACGAGAACCGGGACGAACACGGCCTGCTGTGGGGCCAGGACCGGATGCTGCTGTGCGCGCGTGGCCTCGACGGCCTCGCCGACGCCGAGTTCGTGGACCAGCTGATCGCCGCCACCCGGGACCGCACCGGCCGCGGCGACAACGACGACGTGGCCGTGCTGCACCTGCGCCACACCGGCACGACCGACGGCGCCGGAGCCGTCGACCTCGGCGCCGTCGGCCACGATGACAGTACTTTCAGAGAGGTCTCCGGACGATGAGCAACGAGAAGTCCGGACCCCGGCTGGGCGTCCGGGGCTGGTTCTATGCCGTGATCGGCACGATGACGGTGCTGGTGCTGCTCTTCAGCGCCATCGGCGCCGTGCTGCTCGACCACGCGTCCCAGGCCTCGGACACGCTGCTGAACCGGGTCAGCCCGGCCCGCACCGCGCTGGTCGACATGGAAGGCGCCCTGATCGACGAGGAGACGGGCGTCCGCGGCTACCTGCTCAGCGGCGAGGAGGACTTCCTCGAGCCGTACACGCAGGGCCAGGCCCAGGAGTCCGCGGACACGGCCCAGATCAAGACCCTGCTCGTCGGGCATCAGGCGGATCTGGTCGACCTGGCGTCGCTGCAGCAGGCCGTCTCCGCGTGGAGGAACGACTACGCGGTGCCGTTCATCGCCGCGGCCCGGGCCGGCAAGACGGTCGACCCGGACGAGATCGCCGCGAGCAAGACCGCGTTCGACCACCTGCGCGCGCAATTCATGAAGGCGGAGAAGGACCTGGAGGCCGAGCGGTCCGCGGATGTGGCGAACCTCGCCCACCTCGACCGCGTCCGCGACGGCGCCTTCATCGCCATGCTCATCGTCGTCCTCGCCGCCGTCTGCCTGATCGCCGGCCTGGTCCAAGCCACCGTGATCCGGCCGCTCAACCGGCTGCGGCTGGAGGCCGAGGCGGTCCAGGAGGGCAGCTTCGACGTGCCGCTGACCGCCACCGGCCCGCGCGAGGTCCGGGTGCTCGCGAGCGCCCTCGAGGCCATGCGGATCCGGCTCACCAGGGCGCTGACCTCCGCCCAGAAGCAGCGTGCGGCCCTGCACCGGCAGAAGGACGTGCTCGACGCGCAGACGGCCGAACTGCGCCGCTCCAACGAGGAGCTCGAGCAGTTCGCCTACGTGGCCTCGCACGACCTGCAGGAGCCGCTGCGCAAGATCGCCTCCTTCTGCCAGCTGATCGACAAGCGCTACGGCGAGGTCCTCGACGAGCGCGGCAAGCAGTACATCGACTACGCCGTCGACGGCGCGAAGCGGATGCAGGTGCTCATCAACGACCTGCTCGCGTTCTCCCGCGTAGGCCGGCTCAACGACGAGCGCGAGCCGGTGGACCTGCACGCCTCGCTCACCCGCGCGCTCGAAGGCCTCCAGTACGCCGTCGAGGACAGCGACGCGGTGGTCCGGATGAACGGGCCGGCGCCGACCGTCTCCGGAGACGCGACGCTGATCGGCATGCTCTGGCAGAACCTGATCGGCAACGCGATCAAGTTCCGCTCCCCCGACCGCCCGCCGGAGATCGAGATCACGGCCGAACCCGAGCCGGGGCGCGAAGGCGTGATCCGGCTGACGGTCGCGGACAACGGCATCGGCGTCGCGCCGGAGTTCGCCGAGAAGGTCTTCGTCATCTTCCAGCGCCTGCACTCGCGGGAGGCCTACCCGGGCACCGGGATCGGCCTCGCCCTGTGCAAGAAGATCGTCGAGCACCACGGCGGGCGGATCTGGATCGAGCCGGGGACGGCGGTGGGCACCCGGTTCGTCTTCACCCTGCCCGGCACGCTGGCCGCCGTACCTGCCGCACCCGCCGCGTCCCCCGCGCCCCGGCCGCCGGCCGACGGCACGGCGCCGCACGTGGAAGAATCCGAAGAACCGTCCCCGGCCGTCGTCGAGGACTCCGCCCCGGTCGAGAAGGCAAGCGCCCTGTGAATTCCATGTCCGGACCGACTCCGATCGACGTGCTTCTCGTGGAGGACGACCCCGCGGACGAGCTGATCACCCGGGAAGCCTTCGAGGACAACAAGATCGGCAACACCCTGCACGTGGTGCGCGACGGCGAGGAGGCGCTGGACTTCCTGTTCCGGCGCGGCGCCTACACCGACGCGGTGCGACCGGACCTGATCCTGCTCGACCTGAACCTGCCCAAGTACGACGGGCGCGAGGTGCTGCAGCAGATCAAGACCAACGAGGAGCTCTCGAGCATCCCGGTCGTCGTGCTGACCACCTCCTCGGCCGAGGAGGACATCCTGCGCAGCTACCGCCTGCACGCCAACGCCTACGTCACCAAGCCCGTCGACCTCGACCAGTTCGTCTCGGCGATCCGCCAGATCGACGACTTCTTCCTCACCGTCGTGAAGCTGCCCAAGGGGAAGCGCCTCTAATACGCCTAGAGCGATTTGATGATCGGCTGAGTGTTGGTGGGAGGTGGTGGCCGGTCGGGTCGGGGTGGTCGTCTGGCTGCGGGCGGCGCTTCGCGTCGCCCGTTTCGTCTGACCACCCGCCCACCCGTTGCGTTGGCGGGGCGGGCTGGGGTTTCAAGCTTTCGCCTCCGGCGCGGACCCTTCCCTCGGAGAGTGCCGGGGTCGCGTGGGTGCTGGCGTTGGTGGGGCGGACTGGGGTTCGGGGTGGTCGGGTGCCGTGGGTGTGCTCTCTCCTCGGTCGGTCCCCGGAGGCAATCAGGAACCTGCCGGGAGGTCAAGCGGCGGTGGCCCGCGCTGTGCTGTTTTCGTCTTCGCGCCGCTTGACCTCCCGGCAGAACCCTGATCGGGCTTCGCCTGCCCGACCGAGGAGAGAGCCCACCCCCTGGGGAGTGGTGCGAGCTGCACTCGGGCCCAGTCCCGGACCGCGGCCCGGCCGCGCTCGATCCGGAAGAATCCTGCATCACCTTGATCCGGTCATCTCGATCCTCGATCCACGCGAAAGAGTCCCGTGTCGCGCTCGGTGCGGAAGGATTCTGCATCACCTTGACCCGGCCATCCCGATCCTCGATCCGCCCGAAAGGTCGGCGCTCGGGTCGCGCTGATGTCGGATCCTGCATGGCCTCGGCGCGATCGACCCCGATCCCAGACCTCGCGGCGCAATCCCGCAGGCCGGCCGTGCCCGATGCGGAAGGATTCTGCATCACCCTGATCCGATTGGCCCGGAGCTCACGCAACGCGCAAGATCGCGTGGCTCGGTCGCATGCCGAGGACAAATCCTGCACCGTTTTCAGCCACACCCCCGCCGCCACCTGCCCAGCCATCCCGACCACCACCCCTCCCGTCATAAGCCGCGATCCCCGTACATTTCCATGCTAGACGCCGCCACCGACAAAAGATGCGAATCCGTCCTTTGCCGGAAAAGAAAAAATACGGGAGATTTCCGGGGAACTCGGGCGCACTCCCCGACGTTGAAAGGAGTAGAGAAGCAAAGAGCGGCCCAGAACGGCGATGCATGATCGTGCATCAAGCGCGACCGGGCCACGGGCCGGGGCTCGGCCCGAGCGCAGCTCGCACTGATCCCCCCAGGGGGTGGGCTCTCTCCTCGGTCGGGCAGGCGAAGCCCGATCAGGGTTCTGCCGGGAGGTCAAGCGGCGCCATGCACAATCGACCATGAGCGGAAGCCACCGCCGCTTGACCTCCCGACAGGTTCCTGATTGCCTCCGGGGACCAACCGAGGAGAGAACACACACCCGCAACCCCACCACCCCGAACCCCAGCCCGCCCCACCAACCACACCACCCCACAGACCCCGGCACTCTCTCCGAGGAAGGGCCTGCCAGCGGCGACTTTCGATCTTGAAACTCCAGCTCGCCCCGCCAACGCAACGGGTGGGCGGGTGGTCAGACGAACCGGGCGGAGCGAAGCGGCCGCACTCACCCTGACCTGACACGTCATCCCACGCCCCACCAGCGCTCAGCCGATCACCAAATCGCAATAGTGGAGGCAGCATGCCGACGACTCGCCTGCTGTTGGTACGACATGGAGACTCTCACCACAAGGCCGACGGGGTTAACGGCGGCCCGCGCGGCTGTCGCGGGTTGACCGACCTCGGTCGCGAGCAGGCTGCCCGGCTGCGCGACCGGCTGTCGTCAGACGGTGTCGCGCTGGGCGCTCTCGACGTCTCCGATCATCCGGTCGTCTACAGTTCGATCATCCCACGGGCGATCGAGACGGCCGAGGTTGTCGCCGGGGTCCGGCCGATCTCATCCGCTTCCGGCTCCTGTGCTGAGGTCATCACGGACTGCGGGCTCTGCACGTATCACATGCCTGATTGGGCCGACGGTATGTCGTGGGACGAGATCCGGCGCGAGCACGGCCGCACCGACGGCGGTGTGTTCCACCCTTTCCAGGAAGGCAACGAGTCCTGGGCCGACCTCGTGCTGCGCGTGTGCAAGACGCTCACGGCCATCGCGACACGCCACGTCGGCACGACGACAATGGTGGTCACCCACGCCGAGGCCGTGGAGGCCTCGTTGATCGCCTTCGGATCTCTTCCGCTTCACCGTGACTTCGACATCAAGGTGACCCCCACCTCGATCACCGAATGGGTCACGCAGGATGATCCGTCAGCCCCGTGGGAACCGGAACACCACCCGGGTCTGCCGGTGCGATGGACCCTCGTCCGGCTCAATGACGCCGCTCACCTGACCGGGTAGAGACTGGCTACGATCCGGGCTAGGCCGACTCGCCCGGCGCCGGACGGCCAGGGCCGTCCGGCTGCGATTCCGGGCGTAGCACCCGCTGCTCGATGCGTCCGAGCAGCAGGACGAGCGGCAGCATGACTACCGGTGCAAGGATGAAGACTGCTGCCATGACGGTGCCTCTCGAATCCGAAGGTTCTCAGTCGGCTTAGACACGCTCGACGAGGCTCGCCGCGAGCCGGCCGACGAACAGGTAGGCCAGGGCCGCGAGGCCGTAGTCGAGGACGGTGTTCCAGTTGCCGCTTCCGGTCTGGAACAGACCCCTGAACCAGGCGGCCAAGTGCCAGGACCACGTGCCGATCGTGGAGACGATCGCATTGCCCCGGTTGGCATCCAGCAGCACGAAGATAATGTGCAGCGCCAGGATCAGCGCTATCACGCCGACGACGGCCATCACCACGGCCGCGATCCCACGGTGTCTTGTCATCTCATATCTCATGGCTGCCGAGTATCCCGACGCACGACTTGTATTCCCCTCCCCCGCCGCGCCGTCCGCCGCGGAGTTGAAAAACGCAGCGTGCGGGTATCCGGCGGATAGCAGGGCCGCGATTGCCGTGCCCGCCGTCGGAGAGGACGCCATGGCATCAGTAGCGGAACCATCTGAAGCGCGCGGCGCCGAACCGCCGCAGCAGCCCGACAACGCCGACGGCGACAGCGTCACCGGCACCTTCGACCGCGCCGACACCTCGCCGGGGACGGAACCGAGGCGGGAACCAGACCCCGTATCTCCCCCTGACGAGGGCGCCCGCCCCGCTGCGCCGGCACATCCGGACCCGCTGGCCGTGCAGCGCACCCGGCTCGGGGACCTGTGGGTGATGCTCTCGTTCGGCGCCGCGATCCTGGTCCTCCTGCTCGTCTTCGTCCTCCAGAACGGGCAACGAGTGGAGATCCATCTCTACGGCGCGCACTGGAACGCCCCGGTCGGGGTCGCGCTCCTGATGGCTGCGGCGTTCGGCGTCCTGCTGGTCGTCGTCCCCGGCACCGGACGGATCATCCAGCTCAAGCGGGCCGCCCGACGGCTGCACACACGCTGACGGCTCCGCACCGGGCGTTGTGTCATCCGGTGCGGAGCCGTGGTCTCAGCGGGGTGTTGTTATCCCTTGACTGCTCCGGTGAGTCCGCCGACGATGCGCTTCTGGAAGATGGAGAAGAAGATCAGGGCGGGGAGCATGGCGAGGGAGGTGAACGCGAGGACTTTCGCGGTGTCGGTGGAGTACTGGGAGGAGAACTGCTGGACTCCGAGCGGGAGGGTGAAGTTGCGCTGGGAGTTGATCACGTAGAGCGGTAGGACGTAGTTGTTCCAGCTGCCGATGAACGCGAGGATCCCGGTGGTGACCACCCCGGGCAGCGAGAGCGGCAGGACCATGCGGGCGAAGAACCCGAGGCGGCTGGCGCCGTCGAGCGCGGCGGCCTCCTCGATCTCCTTGGGGATCGCGCGCAGGAACGGCACCAGGATGATCACCGTGGTCGGCAGGCCGAACGCGATCTGCGGGATGATGATCCCGAACAGGTTGTCGATCAGCCCGAGATCCTTGATCACGATGTAGAGCGGCGTGATCGCGATCACGAGGGGGAACATCAGGCCCGCGGCGAACAGCGAGTACATCGCGCCCTTGAGCTTGAAGTCGTAACGCGCGATCACGAACGAGACCATCAGCCCGAGGGCCACGATCCCCACCGAGCTGACCAGGGCCACCACGGTGGAGTTGGCGAACTCGCCCCAGAACGTGGAGGACTTCAGGATCCCGGTGTAGTTCGACAGCACCCAGGGGTGGGGCAGTCCGGCGGGGCTGGTGGTGATCTGGGAGTTGGTACGGAACCCGCCCAGAACGAGGTAGAGCACCGGGGCGATACACACCGCGATGAAGATCAGCGCGATGAAGTAGGTGACCGGGTTGCCCCACTGCTCCTTCTGGCGGCGCCGGTCCCGGTTGCGTCCGGCCGGGGTCCAGACCCGGGTACTGGAGGCGGCGGCCATCACACGGTCCCTTCGGTAACGGCCCCGCGCAGGTCGCGGCGTAGCACGAAACGCTGGTAGATCAGGGCGACCACGAGCGAGATCAGGAACATCACCACGGCCACGGCCGAGCCGTACCCGTAGTTGCCCGCGTCGCGGCCCTGGGCGACCATGTAGATCGCCATGGTCGAGGTCCCGGCGGTACCCGAGACGTACTGGCCCCAGATGATGTAGACCAGGTCGAACAGCTGGAGCGAACCGATGATCGAGAGGAACGCCCAGATCCGGATCGTGGGCCCGAGCAGCGGCACCGTGATACGCCGCTGCATCTGCCAGAACGAGGCCCCGTCGATCGCGGCGGCCTCGTAGATCTCGTCCGGGATCGACTGCAGCCCGGCGAGCATCAGGATCACCGCGAACCCGATGTACTTCCACGAGATGATCGCCATCAGCGTCCAGAGCGCCAGGTTCGGATCCGCGAGCCAGTCCGACTGCAGCGCGCCGAGCCCGATGTGCCCGAGCAGGTCGTTCATCGCGCCGTTGGCCTGGAGCATGAGCGACCAGCCGGTCCCGACGATGACCTCGGAGATGACGTAGGGCACGAAGATGAGCACCCGGATCAGCCCGCGCCCGCGCATCTTCTGGTTCAACAACAGCGCCATGATGATCGCGAGCGGGCCCTGGATCACCAGGGAGAGCACCACGATCAGCAGGTTGTGCCACAGCACCTGCTGGAACGCCGGGTCGGTGAAGATGAGCTTGTAGTTGTTCAGGCCCACCCAGTCGGTGGCCGGGCCGTACCCGTGCCACCGGTAGAAGCCGTAGTACGCGGCGACGGCGACCGGGAAGATCACGAACGCGAGGAACATGATGATCGCCGGCCCGGACAGCAGGGTGATCTCCAACCGCATCCGGGCACGCCCGCGGCGGCGCGCGGCCGCTCGCGGCGGAGCCGGAGACGCGGTCACACCCGCGCCCCCGGCCCCGAACGTGCCCTGCGACTGGCTCCCGGCGACGGTGTCAGTACCCAGGGACTCACTCATAATCTAACTACTCAGCCCTTCGCGGCAGCAGCATTGGAAGCCGAGACGATGCCCGCGGCGTTCCCCTTGCCCGCCATCATGTTGACCACGGCCGTGTTCATCGCGTTACCCACGTTCTGGCCGAACTGGGTGTCGAGGTAGAGCACGGAGTAGGTGGCCTTGTTGGCGGCCTGCAGCGCCGAGACGTTGTAGGACTCGGTGATGCCCGACTGCGCGGCCTGGTTCACCGGGATCGACTGGAAGGCCTTGGCGTAGGCCACCTGCTGGTCCTTCGTGACCAGGAACTCGAGGAACTCGAGGGCTTCCTTGGGCGCGTTCTTGGACAGCGAGTACGAGTCGCTGCCGCCCATGATCGCGCTCGGGTCGCCCTGGCCGCCGGTCACCGCGGGGAACGGGAACCAGCCGAGGTCCGGCAGCGGCTTCTGGTTCGGGGTCAGGCTGCTGATCACACCCGGGTCCCAGCTGCCCATGAGCTCCATGGCCGCCTTGTGGTTGGCCAGCATGCCGGCCGAGGAGCCGGCGCCCTGCTGGGCGGCGGTGGTCAGGAAGCCGTTCTGGAAGGGGCTGACCTTCAGGAACGCGGCCAGATCGTCACCGGCCTTGGTCCAGCAGGCGTCGGAGAACTGCAGCGACTTGGCGGTGCTGGCCAGAGTGGCCTGGCTGCACTCGCGCACCGCGAAGTTGTAGTACCAGTGCGCCGCCGGCCACGCGTCCTTGGCGCCCACCGCGATCGGCGCGACGTTGATCTTCTTCAGCAGCGCGACGTCGGCCTCGAGCTCGTCGATCGTCGTCGGCGTCGTGGTGATGCCGGCCTGCTGGAACAGGTCCTTGCTGTAGTAGATGCCCTCGGGCTGGGTGTCGAAGGGCACCGCGTAGGCCTGGCCGTCGATCGACAGGCCGGCCAGCGCGCCCGCGCCGACGTTGGTCTTGTCCGTGGCGGAGAGGTTCAGCGCCTGCAGCTGCCCGGCATCCACCTCGGCCTGCATCTTGCCGCCGCCGCGCTGCAGGAAGATGTCCGGCGCCGAGTTCGCGTTGAGCGCGGTCTGCAGCTTGCCGTCGAAGTCTTCGTTCTGGATGGTCTGGTACTGGATCGTGACGTTCGGGTGGATCGCCTCGAACGCCTTGGCCGCGGACTGGAAGTACGCGAGGCCGTCCGGGCCGTTGGTCGCGTTCTCCCAGAACGTCACGGTGACCTTGCCACCGGCGGAGTCGCCACTGCCGCCACTGCCGCCACTGCTGCCGCCCGCACAGGCGCTGGCGGCCAGTGCGATGCCCAAACCGATCGCGGCAACTGTCGCGCCGCGTGTTTTCCTCGTCATCGTGGAAACTCCCTGATCTGTCGTCGTTGTGGCATGGAGCGGGATGAGCTTGCGGATGGAGATGGCCTACCGCGCACCGAAACTTTCGAGCACGGTTGAACGGGAACGGTCCACCACAAACCCGCCGCGACCCTCTGGTTTCGGTGCGTGCGCGAAGTCGTGACGAGCACGGCGACCCTGCTTTCCGGCTCCGGGCATGCCGGGTAGGCAGGCCAGGTGGGCGGGCTGTGACCGCACGGATTCGTCTCCGTCACGGGGAGATTTCGCTCGCTGGAGAGTATGCGCTCGGCGCGGGGCGCCAGTCAATGACTGATTTCCGAAAGCCCATCGAAACATTCAAGAGGAAGTCGGCGACGGTTCCCGAAACGTTTCGATCTTCGCGCTCCTATCGGCCTCGAATTTCCCTCTTTAACCGGACTTTCCGGACATTCCTCGCGCACACGCTGCGCAACTCGTGTCCACGCGTTGTCGAAGCCACGTGCGACTGGAGTCGCTCCACGCGGCCGACGGCCGGGATCCGCCGG
This genomic window from Actinospica robiniae DSM 44927 contains:
- a CDS encoding sensor histidine kinase, which encodes MSNEKSGPRLGVRGWFYAVIGTMTVLVLLFSAIGAVLLDHASQASDTLLNRVSPARTALVDMEGALIDEETGVRGYLLSGEEDFLEPYTQGQAQESADTAQIKTLLVGHQADLVDLASLQQAVSAWRNDYAVPFIAAARAGKTVDPDEIAASKTAFDHLRAQFMKAEKDLEAERSADVANLAHLDRVRDGAFIAMLIVVLAAVCLIAGLVQATVIRPLNRLRLEAEAVQEGSFDVPLTATGPREVRVLASALEAMRIRLTRALTSAQKQRAALHRQKDVLDAQTAELRRSNEELEQFAYVASHDLQEPLRKIASFCQLIDKRYGEVLDERGKQYIDYAVDGAKRMQVLINDLLAFSRVGRLNDEREPVDLHASLTRALEGLQYAVEDSDAVVRMNGPAPTVSGDATLIGMLWQNLIGNAIKFRSPDRPPEIEITAEPEPGREGVIRLTVADNGIGVAPEFAEKVFVIFQRLHSREAYPGTGIGLALCKKIVEHHGGRIWIEPGTAVGTRFVFTLPGTLAAVPAAPAASPAPRPPADGTAPHVEESEEPSPAVVEDSAPVEKASAL
- a CDS encoding carbohydrate ABC transporter permease → MAAASSTRVWTPAGRNRDRRRQKEQWGNPVTYFIALIFIAVCIAPVLYLVLGGFRTNSQITTSPAGLPHPWVLSNYTGILKSSTFWGEFANSTVVALVSSVGIVALGLMVSFVIARYDFKLKGAMYSLFAAGLMFPLVIAITPLYIVIKDLGLIDNLFGIIIPQIAFGLPTTVIILVPFLRAIPKEIEEAAALDGASRLGFFARMVLPLSLPGVVTTGILAFIGSWNNYVLPLYVINSQRNFTLPLGVQQFSSQYSTDTAKVLAFTSLAMLPALIFFSIFQKRIVGGLTGAVKG
- a CDS encoding LapA family protein, yielding MASVAEPSEARGAEPPQQPDNADGDSVTGTFDRADTSPGTEPRREPDPVSPPDEGARPAAPAHPDPLAVQRTRLGDLWVMLSFGAAILVLLLVFVLQNGQRVEIHLYGAHWNAPVGVALLMAAAFGVLLVVVPGTGRIIQLKRAARRLHTR
- a CDS encoding SpoIIE family protein phosphatase, yielding MSSAVSYDGISADGPPESPLGARLPEPRHSVIEQETLRILVAEDDPADALLTVELLDDSALTAKVVCVATAREAAAAVRAGGIDCLVLDLHLPDLHGIGELGSWLPELGSTSVVVMTGLDDREAGLAAVRAGAQDYLVKGQVEPEWFERTIRYAVQRKRTERAAADLRAARWRAAENVRLERGLLPTPLLRHAPISVTTRYLPHRDGALLGGDFFDVVETGDGAVHAVIGDVSGHGPDEAAIGVALRVAWRTLVLAGQHGAELLDSLERLLQAERNDDETYTTLATLTWRPGEPYVRFIRAGHPQALTRKAGMITLHEGEHGPALGIIPGLSHWPVTFLPLSPGEEIILYTDGLYENRDEHGLLWGQDRMLLCARGLDGLADAEFVDQLIAATRDRTGRGDNDDVAVLHLRHTGTTDGAGAVDLGAVGHDDSTFREVSGR
- a CDS encoding extracellular solute-binding protein, which translates into the protein MTRKTRGATVAAIGLGIALAASACAGGSSGGSGGSGDSAGGKVTVTFWENATNGPDGLAYFQSAAKAFEAIHPNVTIQYQTIQNEDFDGKLQTALNANSAPDIFLQRGGGKMQAEVDAGQLQALNLSATDKTNVGAGALAGLSIDGQAYAVPFDTQPEGIYYSKDLFQQAGITTTPTTIDELEADVALLKKINVAPIAVGAKDAWPAAHWYYNFAVRECSQATLASTAKSLQFSDACWTKAGDDLAAFLKVSPFQNGFLTTAAQQGAGSSAGMLANHKAAMELMGSWDPGVISSLTPNQKPLPDLGWFPFPAVTGGQGDPSAIMGGSDSYSLSKNAPKEALEFLEFLVTKDQQVAYAKAFQSIPVNQAAQSGITESYNVSALQAANKATYSVLYLDTQFGQNVGNAMNTAVVNMMAGKGNAAGIVSASNAAAAKG
- a CDS encoding response regulator, whose product is MSGPTPIDVLLVEDDPADELITREAFEDNKIGNTLHVVRDGEEALDFLFRRGAYTDAVRPDLILLDLNLPKYDGREVLQQIKTNEELSSIPVVVLTTSSAEEDILRSYRLHANAYVTKPVDLDQFVSAIRQIDDFFLTVVKLPKGKRL
- a CDS encoding histidine phosphatase family protein; translated protein: MPTTRLLLVRHGDSHHKADGVNGGPRGCRGLTDLGREQAARLRDRLSSDGVALGALDVSDHPVVYSSIIPRAIETAEVVAGVRPISSASGSCAEVITDCGLCTYHMPDWADGMSWDEIRREHGRTDGGVFHPFQEGNESWADLVLRVCKTLTAIATRHVGTTTMVVTHAEAVEASLIAFGSLPLHRDFDIKVTPTSITEWVTQDDPSAPWEPEHHPGLPVRWTLVRLNDAAHLTG
- a CDS encoding carbohydrate ABC transporter permease; its protein translation is MSESLGTDTVAGSQSQGTFGAGGAGVTASPAPPRAAARRRGRARMRLEITLLSGPAIIMFLAFVIFPVAVAAYYGFYRWHGYGPATDWVGLNNYKLIFTDPAFQQVLWHNLLIVVLSLVIQGPLAIIMALLLNQKMRGRGLIRVLIFVPYVISEVIVGTGWSLMLQANGAMNDLLGHIGLGALQSDWLADPNLALWTLMAIISWKYIGFAVILMLAGLQSIPDEIYEAAAIDGASFWQMQRRITVPLLGPTIRIWAFLSIIGSLQLFDLVYIIWGQYVSGTAGTSTMAIYMVAQGRDAGNYGYGSAVAVVMFLISLVVALIYQRFVLRRDLRGAVTEGTV